The following proteins are encoded in a genomic region of Odontesthes bonariensis isolate fOdoBon6 chromosome 19, fOdoBon6.hap1, whole genome shotgun sequence:
- the acin1b gene encoding apoptotic chromatin condensation inducer 1b isoform X2, which produces MADEDITLDGKPLQSLRVADLKAALEQRNLPKSGQKNTLIKRLKGALMLENLQKSSSSHIGLQPNSQIGEEMCQNSFIKQYLAKQQELLRHRLEREAQEEDDADESPAGAEEDEDHSEDNDSSSFVPDKHRNLLPQPSVAKPDIRGGGGDFVMGHVQEAPQAPGGRMQRSTFQQGHKEPPAPSPPRAVASLSVRVLGQPDSQGPSPAVPRAQENEGTAPSEPGSAHPVLHFGRSARSSAGNHAPNDSDEDDDDESDDDEDWGPSLSGARKGKRVPPPAVQVAPSVPPANARSKRKLQPPQHIPPPQVHQLRHPTPPPSPPPNLFPLPDTPKQSPPDTDDQEGEAPQAARRSGGVSFPPPTMQRQDSDSSSRSSSPEPPVKRRPGPLSLLVHKMESEQATSAPSMSGETAHSSAGCSSASPMQGSETKRQQEGRNMEEERRLKEEKERQRQQELERERRKTQEQELEKKRLEEERKKLEEERKRRREEEEKEKKPQEAEKRREEKRLKEEQEKKNERASRDTMVVSQAQDSDSSSDSDSKSDSSSQSSSDSRDKTHPPDQLKRADKGQEAEDEKKNNSSKGLEKRYLSKREVSEPSAAAVTEVEPGSESSMAQQPASGAQPENSESRPEESTTPKAFAARKISLSNNKASPATTDGGAGDPDAGNAAGRKRRWGSSTAVTAKKPSISITTDSLKSLIPDIKVNQEAVVELHPEELQLSGDEENLDTSRPDPDKGLKIRRTVTQIVPSDNQENGQTNEEEEQVEKTEKEKQRRTSKDKRKNSLSEEASEMQVSVNLDGDATKVTPSDSLVRRSISQQKSGVSVTIDDPVRTTAQPSPPRGKVSNIIHVTNLVRPFTLLQLKELLNRTGTVVEEGFWIDKIKSHCFVTYATAEEAVATRTALHGVKWPTSNPKVLNVDFSEQDELDFHKGVLKPEREEDQAAPSSGPQPRLPPLMPERDKDRERERERDRGVRDLWAERQREMERRERARGEREWDRDKIREFARPGEDERRSRSRDRDRKRRDRAKSKEKKTDKKAEKGDEPPAKLLDDLFLKTKAAPCIYWLPLTEEQSAKRISDRTERQKERERRRKEQEEEEDKKREEEKKERLKVREKDGGVAASGGAAGRGAADGDRERERGRDREGDKRRDSSHRSSRPSQGAGSGRRSRSRSNPRDRRR; this is translated from the exons GCTCTGATGCTGGAAAACCTACAGAAGTCCTCTTCCTCTCACATTGGGCTGCAGCCAAACTCTCAG ATAGGGGAAGAGATGTGCCAGAACAGCTTCATAAAGCAGTATCTGGCCAAGCAGCAAGAGCTCCTTCGTCATAGACTGGAGCGAGAGGCCCAGGAAGAAGACGACGCTGATG AAAGCCCAGCCGGAGCAGAGGAGGATGAAGACCACTCTGAAGACAATGACAGTTCTTCATTTGTCCCTGATAAG CACCGAAACTTACTGCCCCAGCCCTCGGTGGCCAAGCCTGATattagaggaggaggaggagattttGTGATGGGTCATGTTCAGGAGGCCCCTCAGGCTCCAGGAGGTAGGATGCAGCGATCCACCTTTCAGCAGGGACACAAGGAGCCCCCGGCACCCTCCCCTCCCCGAGCTGTTGCCTCCCTGTCAGTGCGTGTCCTGGGACAGCCCGACAGCCAGGGACCATCCCCGGCCGTTCCCCGCGCCCAGGAGAACGAGGGCACTGCGCCCAGTGAACCTGGATCAGCTCATCCCGTCCTCCACTTCGGTCGATCTGCCCGGAGCTCGGCGGGCAATCACGCTCCCAACGACAGCGATGAAGATGACGATGATGAGAGTGACGACGATGAAGACTGGGGTCCTAGTCTGAGTGGGGCACGAAAGGGAAAGCGAGTTCCTCCTCCGGCGGTGCAGGTGGCCCCCAGCGTCCCACCTGCAAATGCAAGATCCAAACGCAAACTTCAGCCACCGCAGCACATCCCTCCACCACAGGTACACCAGCTGCGCCATCCCACCCCTCCTCCCTCTCCGCCCCCTAACCTGTTCCCCCTGCCCGACACTCCCAAGCAAAGCCCACCAGACACAGATGACCAGGAGGGAGAAGCCCCCCAAGCCGCACGTCGCTCAGGGGGCGTGTCTTTCCCACCGCCCACCATGCAGAGGCAAGATTCTGACTCAAGCTCTCGTTCCAGTAGTCCCGAACCTCCTGTGAAGCGCAGGCCCGGTCCTCTTTCCCTGCTCGTACACAAGATGGAGTCAGAGCAAGCAACCTCAGCCCCTAGTATGTCAGGAGAGACGGCGCACTCCAGTGCTGGGTGTTCAAGCGCATCTCCAATGCAAGGATCAGAAACCAAGAGGCAGCAAGAGGGTAGAAacatggaggaggagaggcggctgaaggaggagaaggagagacaACGGCAGCAAGAgctggaaagagagagaagaaaaacacaagaacagGAACTGGAGAAGAAACGcttggaggaggagaggaaaaaactggaagaggagaggaaacGCAGacgagaggaggaggaaaaagagaagaaacccCAAGAAgcggagaagagaagagaggagaaaCGTCTCAAAGAGGAACAGGAGAAGAAAAATGAGAGAGCCAGCAGAGACACGATGGTGGTGTCTCAGGCCCAAGATTCAGATTCCTCATCAGACTCCGACTCCAAGTCAGACTCCTCATCACAGTCATCCTCCGACTCCAGGGATAAAACACATCCTCCCGATCAGCTGAAG AGGGCGGACAAAGGACAAGAGGCGGAGGATGAGAAAAAGAATAACTCGAGTAAAGGGTTGGAGAAACGATACCTTTCAAAAAG AGAGGTGTCGGAGCCCAGCGCCGCGGCCGTGACGGAGGTGGAACCGGGCTCGGAGAGCTCCATGGCCCAGCAGCCGGCCTCTGGGGCCCAGCCAGAGAACAGCGAGAGCCGCCCAGAGGAG AGCACCACTCCGAAGGCTTTTGCTGCTCGCAAGATATCCCTAAGCA ACAACAAGGCATCTCCAGCCACCACAGATGGAGGAGCGGGAGACCCCGACGCAGGAAATGCAGCGGGGAGGAAGAGACGCTGGGGTTCCAGCACAGCGGTCACTGCTAAAAAACCGTCAATCAGCATCACCACCGACTCCCTGAAG TCTCTGATTCCAGACATAAAAGTGAACCAGGAGGCAGTTGTGGAGCTTCACCCAGAGGAGCTGCAGTTGTCCGGGGACGAGGAGAACTTGGACACCAGCCGGCCAGACCCGGACAAAGGCCTCAAGATCCGCCGTACCGTCACGCAG ATTGTCCCAAGTGACAACCAGGAAAATGGCCAGACgaacgaagaagaagaacaggtgGAGAAAACGGAGAAGGAGAAGCAACGCAGGACTTCCAAAGACAAAAGGAAGAACAGTCTTTCTGAGGAAGCCTCAGAGATGCAGGTGTCTGTGAACCTGGATGGAGACGCAACAAAAG ttacccccaGCGACAGCCTGGTGCGCCGCTCCATAAGTCAACAGAAGTCTGGCGTCTCCGTGACGATCGACGATCCCGTTCGCACGACCGCTCAGCCCTCGCCGCCTCGTGGAAAAGTTTCAAACATCATCCACGTGACCAACCTG GTTCGACCCTTCACTCTGCTCCAGCTTAAAGAGCTGCTGAATCGGACCGGCACCGTGGTGGAGGAGGGCTTCTGGATCGACAAGATCAAGTCTCACTGCTTCGTCACG TACGCCACAGCAGAGGAGGCAGTCGCCACCAGAACAGCGCTCCATGGAGTCAAATGGCCCACGAGTAATCCCAAAGTGCTTAACGTGGACTTCAGTGAGCAGGATGAG CTGGACTTCCACAAAGGAGTCCTGAAGCCGGAGAGAGAAGAGGATCAAGCTGCTCCGTCAAGTGGTCCCCAGCCCCGGCTGCCCCCTCTGATGCCCGAGCGCGACAAGGACCGAGAGCGGGAGCGGGAGCGTGACCGAGGGGTGCGGGATCTGTGGGCAGAGCGGCAGAGGGAGATGGAGCGCCGGGAAAGGGCACGAGGCGAGCGCGAATGGGACCGGGACAAGATCCGGGAATTCGCGAGGCCGGGAGAGGATGAACGCAGATCTAGATCCAGAGACCGAGATCGGAAGAGGAGAGACAGAGCCAAGAGCAAGGAGAAGAAGACCGATAAGAAGG cagagaaGGGAGATGAACCTCCAGCCAAACTGTTAGATGACTTGTTCCTCAAGACCAAAGCAGCTCCGTGTATTTACTGGCTCCCCCTCACCGAGgagcag TCAGCGAAGAGGATCTCAGACCGCACCGAGCGCCAGAAGGAGCGTGAGCGAAGGCGCAAAgagcaagaggaggaggaggacaagaAACGtgaagaggagaagaaggagaggCTGAAGGTCCGGGAGAAGGATGGCGGCGTAGCGGCGAGCGGTGGAGCCGCCGGGCGAGGAGCCGCCGACGGCGACAGAGAGCGCGAGCGTGGCCGAGACAGAGAAGGGGACAAGAGGAGGGACAGCAGCCATCGGTCCAGCCGGCCCTCGCAAGGCGCTGGCAGCGGACGGCGGTCTCGTAGTCGTAGCAACCCCAGGGACAGACGCCGCTGA
- the acin1b gene encoding apoptotic chromatin condensation inducer 1b isoform X3 — MADEDITLDGKPLQSLRVADLKAALEQRNLPKSGQKNTLIKRLKGALMLENLQKSSSSHIGLQPNSQIGEEMCQNSFIKQYLAKQQELLRHRLEREAQEEDDADESPAGAEEDEDHSEDNDSSSFVPDKQHRNLLPQPSVAKPDIRGGGGDFVMGHVQEAPQAPGGRMQRSTFQQGHKEPPAPSPPRAVASLSVRVLGQPDSQGPSPAVPRAQENEGTAPSEPGSAHPVLHFGRSARSSAGNHAPNDSDEDDDDESDDDEDWGPSLSGARKGKRVPPPAVQVAPSVPPANARSKRKLQPPQHIPPPQVHQLRHPTPPPSPPPNLFPLPDTPKQSPPDTDDQEGEAPQAARRSGGVSFPPPTMQRQDSDSSSRSSSPEPPVKRRPGPLSLLVHKMESEQATSAPSMSGETAHSSAGCSSASPMQGSETKRQQEGRNMEEERRLKEEKERQRQQELERERRKTQEQELEKKRLEEERKKLEEERKRRREEEEKEKKPQEAEKRREEKRLKEEQEKKNERASRDTMVVSQAQDSDSSSDSDSKSDSSSQSSSDSRDKTHPPDQLKRADKGQEAEDEKKNNSSKGLEKRYLSKREVSEPSAAAVTEVEPGSESSMAQQPASGAQPENSESRPEESTTPKAFAARKISLSNNKASPATTDGGAGDPDAGNAAGRKRRWGSSTAVTAKKPSISITTDSLKSLIPDIKVNQEAVVELHPEELQLSGDEENLDTSRPDPDKGLKIRRTVTQIVPSDNQENGQTNEEEEQVEKTEKEKQRRTSKDKRKNSLSEEASEMQVSVNLDGDATKVTPSDSLVRRSISQQKSGVSVTIDDPVRTTAQPSPPRGKVSNIIHVTNLVRPFTLLQLKELLNRTGTVVEEGFWIDKIKSHCFVTYATAEEAVATRTALHGVKWPTSNPKVLNVDFSEQDELDFHKGVLKPEREEDQAAPSSGPQPRLPPLMPERDKDRERERERDRGVRDLWAERQREMERRERARGEREWDRDKIREFARPGEDERRSRSRDRDRKRRDRAKSKEKKTDKKEKGDEPPAKLLDDLFLKTKAAPCIYWLPLTEEQSAKRISDRTERQKERERRRKEQEEEEDKKREEEKKERLKVREKDGGVAASGGAAGRGAADGDRERERGRDREGDKRRDSSHRSSRPSQGAGSGRRSRSRSNPRDRRR, encoded by the exons GCTCTGATGCTGGAAAACCTACAGAAGTCCTCTTCCTCTCACATTGGGCTGCAGCCAAACTCTCAG ATAGGGGAAGAGATGTGCCAGAACAGCTTCATAAAGCAGTATCTGGCCAAGCAGCAAGAGCTCCTTCGTCATAGACTGGAGCGAGAGGCCCAGGAAGAAGACGACGCTGATG AAAGCCCAGCCGGAGCAGAGGAGGATGAAGACCACTCTGAAGACAATGACAGTTCTTCATTTGTCCCTGATAAG CAGCACCGAAACTTACTGCCCCAGCCCTCGGTGGCCAAGCCTGATattagaggaggaggaggagattttGTGATGGGTCATGTTCAGGAGGCCCCTCAGGCTCCAGGAGGTAGGATGCAGCGATCCACCTTTCAGCAGGGACACAAGGAGCCCCCGGCACCCTCCCCTCCCCGAGCTGTTGCCTCCCTGTCAGTGCGTGTCCTGGGACAGCCCGACAGCCAGGGACCATCCCCGGCCGTTCCCCGCGCCCAGGAGAACGAGGGCACTGCGCCCAGTGAACCTGGATCAGCTCATCCCGTCCTCCACTTCGGTCGATCTGCCCGGAGCTCGGCGGGCAATCACGCTCCCAACGACAGCGATGAAGATGACGATGATGAGAGTGACGACGATGAAGACTGGGGTCCTAGTCTGAGTGGGGCACGAAAGGGAAAGCGAGTTCCTCCTCCGGCGGTGCAGGTGGCCCCCAGCGTCCCACCTGCAAATGCAAGATCCAAACGCAAACTTCAGCCACCGCAGCACATCCCTCCACCACAGGTACACCAGCTGCGCCATCCCACCCCTCCTCCCTCTCCGCCCCCTAACCTGTTCCCCCTGCCCGACACTCCCAAGCAAAGCCCACCAGACACAGATGACCAGGAGGGAGAAGCCCCCCAAGCCGCACGTCGCTCAGGGGGCGTGTCTTTCCCACCGCCCACCATGCAGAGGCAAGATTCTGACTCAAGCTCTCGTTCCAGTAGTCCCGAACCTCCTGTGAAGCGCAGGCCCGGTCCTCTTTCCCTGCTCGTACACAAGATGGAGTCAGAGCAAGCAACCTCAGCCCCTAGTATGTCAGGAGAGACGGCGCACTCCAGTGCTGGGTGTTCAAGCGCATCTCCAATGCAAGGATCAGAAACCAAGAGGCAGCAAGAGGGTAGAAacatggaggaggagaggcggctgaaggaggagaaggagagacaACGGCAGCAAGAgctggaaagagagagaagaaaaacacaagaacagGAACTGGAGAAGAAACGcttggaggaggagaggaaaaaactggaagaggagaggaaacGCAGacgagaggaggaggaaaaagagaagaaacccCAAGAAgcggagaagagaagagaggagaaaCGTCTCAAAGAGGAACAGGAGAAGAAAAATGAGAGAGCCAGCAGAGACACGATGGTGGTGTCTCAGGCCCAAGATTCAGATTCCTCATCAGACTCCGACTCCAAGTCAGACTCCTCATCACAGTCATCCTCCGACTCCAGGGATAAAACACATCCTCCCGATCAGCTGAAG AGGGCGGACAAAGGACAAGAGGCGGAGGATGAGAAAAAGAATAACTCGAGTAAAGGGTTGGAGAAACGATACCTTTCAAAAAG AGAGGTGTCGGAGCCCAGCGCCGCGGCCGTGACGGAGGTGGAACCGGGCTCGGAGAGCTCCATGGCCCAGCAGCCGGCCTCTGGGGCCCAGCCAGAGAACAGCGAGAGCCGCCCAGAGGAG AGCACCACTCCGAAGGCTTTTGCTGCTCGCAAGATATCCCTAAGCA ACAACAAGGCATCTCCAGCCACCACAGATGGAGGAGCGGGAGACCCCGACGCAGGAAATGCAGCGGGGAGGAAGAGACGCTGGGGTTCCAGCACAGCGGTCACTGCTAAAAAACCGTCAATCAGCATCACCACCGACTCCCTGAAG TCTCTGATTCCAGACATAAAAGTGAACCAGGAGGCAGTTGTGGAGCTTCACCCAGAGGAGCTGCAGTTGTCCGGGGACGAGGAGAACTTGGACACCAGCCGGCCAGACCCGGACAAAGGCCTCAAGATCCGCCGTACCGTCACGCAG ATTGTCCCAAGTGACAACCAGGAAAATGGCCAGACgaacgaagaagaagaacaggtgGAGAAAACGGAGAAGGAGAAGCAACGCAGGACTTCCAAAGACAAAAGGAAGAACAGTCTTTCTGAGGAAGCCTCAGAGATGCAGGTGTCTGTGAACCTGGATGGAGACGCAACAAAAG ttacccccaGCGACAGCCTGGTGCGCCGCTCCATAAGTCAACAGAAGTCTGGCGTCTCCGTGACGATCGACGATCCCGTTCGCACGACCGCTCAGCCCTCGCCGCCTCGTGGAAAAGTTTCAAACATCATCCACGTGACCAACCTG GTTCGACCCTTCACTCTGCTCCAGCTTAAAGAGCTGCTGAATCGGACCGGCACCGTGGTGGAGGAGGGCTTCTGGATCGACAAGATCAAGTCTCACTGCTTCGTCACG TACGCCACAGCAGAGGAGGCAGTCGCCACCAGAACAGCGCTCCATGGAGTCAAATGGCCCACGAGTAATCCCAAAGTGCTTAACGTGGACTTCAGTGAGCAGGATGAG CTGGACTTCCACAAAGGAGTCCTGAAGCCGGAGAGAGAAGAGGATCAAGCTGCTCCGTCAAGTGGTCCCCAGCCCCGGCTGCCCCCTCTGATGCCCGAGCGCGACAAGGACCGAGAGCGGGAGCGGGAGCGTGACCGAGGGGTGCGGGATCTGTGGGCAGAGCGGCAGAGGGAGATGGAGCGCCGGGAAAGGGCACGAGGCGAGCGCGAATGGGACCGGGACAAGATCCGGGAATTCGCGAGGCCGGGAGAGGATGAACGCAGATCTAGATCCAGAGACCGAGATCGGAAGAGGAGAGACAGAGCCAAGAGCAAGGAGAAGAAGACCGATAAGAAGG agaaGGGAGATGAACCTCCAGCCAAACTGTTAGATGACTTGTTCCTCAAGACCAAAGCAGCTCCGTGTATTTACTGGCTCCCCCTCACCGAGgagcag TCAGCGAAGAGGATCTCAGACCGCACCGAGCGCCAGAAGGAGCGTGAGCGAAGGCGCAAAgagcaagaggaggaggaggacaagaAACGtgaagaggagaagaaggagaggCTGAAGGTCCGGGAGAAGGATGGCGGCGTAGCGGCGAGCGGTGGAGCCGCCGGGCGAGGAGCCGCCGACGGCGACAGAGAGCGCGAGCGTGGCCGAGACAGAGAAGGGGACAAGAGGAGGGACAGCAGCCATCGGTCCAGCCGGCCCTCGCAAGGCGCTGGCAGCGGACGGCGGTCTCGTAGTCGTAGCAACCCCAGGGACAGACGCCGCTGA
- the acin1b gene encoding apoptotic chromatin condensation inducer 1b isoform X1, with translation MADEDITLDGKPLQSLRVADLKAALEQRNLPKSGQKNTLIKRLKGALMLENLQKSSSSHIGLQPNSQIGEEMCQNSFIKQYLAKQQELLRHRLEREAQEEDDADESPAGAEEDEDHSEDNDSSSFVPDKQHRNLLPQPSVAKPDIRGGGGDFVMGHVQEAPQAPGGRMQRSTFQQGHKEPPAPSPPRAVASLSVRVLGQPDSQGPSPAVPRAQENEGTAPSEPGSAHPVLHFGRSARSSAGNHAPNDSDEDDDDESDDDEDWGPSLSGARKGKRVPPPAVQVAPSVPPANARSKRKLQPPQHIPPPQVHQLRHPTPPPSPPPNLFPLPDTPKQSPPDTDDQEGEAPQAARRSGGVSFPPPTMQRQDSDSSSRSSSPEPPVKRRPGPLSLLVHKMESEQATSAPSMSGETAHSSAGCSSASPMQGSETKRQQEGRNMEEERRLKEEKERQRQQELERERRKTQEQELEKKRLEEERKKLEEERKRRREEEEKEKKPQEAEKRREEKRLKEEQEKKNERASRDTMVVSQAQDSDSSSDSDSKSDSSSQSSSDSRDKTHPPDQLKRADKGQEAEDEKKNNSSKGLEKRYLSKREVSEPSAAAVTEVEPGSESSMAQQPASGAQPENSESRPEESTTPKAFAARKISLSNNKASPATTDGGAGDPDAGNAAGRKRRWGSSTAVTAKKPSISITTDSLKSLIPDIKVNQEAVVELHPEELQLSGDEENLDTSRPDPDKGLKIRRTVTQIVPSDNQENGQTNEEEEQVEKTEKEKQRRTSKDKRKNSLSEEASEMQVSVNLDGDATKVTPSDSLVRRSISQQKSGVSVTIDDPVRTTAQPSPPRGKVSNIIHVTNLVRPFTLLQLKELLNRTGTVVEEGFWIDKIKSHCFVTYATAEEAVATRTALHGVKWPTSNPKVLNVDFSEQDELDFHKGVLKPEREEDQAAPSSGPQPRLPPLMPERDKDRERERERDRGVRDLWAERQREMERRERARGEREWDRDKIREFARPGEDERRSRSRDRDRKRRDRAKSKEKKTDKKAEKGDEPPAKLLDDLFLKTKAAPCIYWLPLTEEQSAKRISDRTERQKERERRRKEQEEEEDKKREEEKKERLKVREKDGGVAASGGAAGRGAADGDRERERGRDREGDKRRDSSHRSSRPSQGAGSGRRSRSRSNPRDRRR, from the exons GCTCTGATGCTGGAAAACCTACAGAAGTCCTCTTCCTCTCACATTGGGCTGCAGCCAAACTCTCAG ATAGGGGAAGAGATGTGCCAGAACAGCTTCATAAAGCAGTATCTGGCCAAGCAGCAAGAGCTCCTTCGTCATAGACTGGAGCGAGAGGCCCAGGAAGAAGACGACGCTGATG AAAGCCCAGCCGGAGCAGAGGAGGATGAAGACCACTCTGAAGACAATGACAGTTCTTCATTTGTCCCTGATAAG CAGCACCGAAACTTACTGCCCCAGCCCTCGGTGGCCAAGCCTGATattagaggaggaggaggagattttGTGATGGGTCATGTTCAGGAGGCCCCTCAGGCTCCAGGAGGTAGGATGCAGCGATCCACCTTTCAGCAGGGACACAAGGAGCCCCCGGCACCCTCCCCTCCCCGAGCTGTTGCCTCCCTGTCAGTGCGTGTCCTGGGACAGCCCGACAGCCAGGGACCATCCCCGGCCGTTCCCCGCGCCCAGGAGAACGAGGGCACTGCGCCCAGTGAACCTGGATCAGCTCATCCCGTCCTCCACTTCGGTCGATCTGCCCGGAGCTCGGCGGGCAATCACGCTCCCAACGACAGCGATGAAGATGACGATGATGAGAGTGACGACGATGAAGACTGGGGTCCTAGTCTGAGTGGGGCACGAAAGGGAAAGCGAGTTCCTCCTCCGGCGGTGCAGGTGGCCCCCAGCGTCCCACCTGCAAATGCAAGATCCAAACGCAAACTTCAGCCACCGCAGCACATCCCTCCACCACAGGTACACCAGCTGCGCCATCCCACCCCTCCTCCCTCTCCGCCCCCTAACCTGTTCCCCCTGCCCGACACTCCCAAGCAAAGCCCACCAGACACAGATGACCAGGAGGGAGAAGCCCCCCAAGCCGCACGTCGCTCAGGGGGCGTGTCTTTCCCACCGCCCACCATGCAGAGGCAAGATTCTGACTCAAGCTCTCGTTCCAGTAGTCCCGAACCTCCTGTGAAGCGCAGGCCCGGTCCTCTTTCCCTGCTCGTACACAAGATGGAGTCAGAGCAAGCAACCTCAGCCCCTAGTATGTCAGGAGAGACGGCGCACTCCAGTGCTGGGTGTTCAAGCGCATCTCCAATGCAAGGATCAGAAACCAAGAGGCAGCAAGAGGGTAGAAacatggaggaggagaggcggctgaaggaggagaaggagagacaACGGCAGCAAGAgctggaaagagagagaagaaaaacacaagaacagGAACTGGAGAAGAAACGcttggaggaggagaggaaaaaactggaagaggagaggaaacGCAGacgagaggaggaggaaaaagagaagaaacccCAAGAAgcggagaagagaagagaggagaaaCGTCTCAAAGAGGAACAGGAGAAGAAAAATGAGAGAGCCAGCAGAGACACGATGGTGGTGTCTCAGGCCCAAGATTCAGATTCCTCATCAGACTCCGACTCCAAGTCAGACTCCTCATCACAGTCATCCTCCGACTCCAGGGATAAAACACATCCTCCCGATCAGCTGAAG AGGGCGGACAAAGGACAAGAGGCGGAGGATGAGAAAAAGAATAACTCGAGTAAAGGGTTGGAGAAACGATACCTTTCAAAAAG AGAGGTGTCGGAGCCCAGCGCCGCGGCCGTGACGGAGGTGGAACCGGGCTCGGAGAGCTCCATGGCCCAGCAGCCGGCCTCTGGGGCCCAGCCAGAGAACAGCGAGAGCCGCCCAGAGGAG AGCACCACTCCGAAGGCTTTTGCTGCTCGCAAGATATCCCTAAGCA ACAACAAGGCATCTCCAGCCACCACAGATGGAGGAGCGGGAGACCCCGACGCAGGAAATGCAGCGGGGAGGAAGAGACGCTGGGGTTCCAGCACAGCGGTCACTGCTAAAAAACCGTCAATCAGCATCACCACCGACTCCCTGAAG TCTCTGATTCCAGACATAAAAGTGAACCAGGAGGCAGTTGTGGAGCTTCACCCAGAGGAGCTGCAGTTGTCCGGGGACGAGGAGAACTTGGACACCAGCCGGCCAGACCCGGACAAAGGCCTCAAGATCCGCCGTACCGTCACGCAG ATTGTCCCAAGTGACAACCAGGAAAATGGCCAGACgaacgaagaagaagaacaggtgGAGAAAACGGAGAAGGAGAAGCAACGCAGGACTTCCAAAGACAAAAGGAAGAACAGTCTTTCTGAGGAAGCCTCAGAGATGCAGGTGTCTGTGAACCTGGATGGAGACGCAACAAAAG ttacccccaGCGACAGCCTGGTGCGCCGCTCCATAAGTCAACAGAAGTCTGGCGTCTCCGTGACGATCGACGATCCCGTTCGCACGACCGCTCAGCCCTCGCCGCCTCGTGGAAAAGTTTCAAACATCATCCACGTGACCAACCTG GTTCGACCCTTCACTCTGCTCCAGCTTAAAGAGCTGCTGAATCGGACCGGCACCGTGGTGGAGGAGGGCTTCTGGATCGACAAGATCAAGTCTCACTGCTTCGTCACG TACGCCACAGCAGAGGAGGCAGTCGCCACCAGAACAGCGCTCCATGGAGTCAAATGGCCCACGAGTAATCCCAAAGTGCTTAACGTGGACTTCAGTGAGCAGGATGAG CTGGACTTCCACAAAGGAGTCCTGAAGCCGGAGAGAGAAGAGGATCAAGCTGCTCCGTCAAGTGGTCCCCAGCCCCGGCTGCCCCCTCTGATGCCCGAGCGCGACAAGGACCGAGAGCGGGAGCGGGAGCGTGACCGAGGGGTGCGGGATCTGTGGGCAGAGCGGCAGAGGGAGATGGAGCGCCGGGAAAGGGCACGAGGCGAGCGCGAATGGGACCGGGACAAGATCCGGGAATTCGCGAGGCCGGGAGAGGATGAACGCAGATCTAGATCCAGAGACCGAGATCGGAAGAGGAGAGACAGAGCCAAGAGCAAGGAGAAGAAGACCGATAAGAAGG cagagaaGGGAGATGAACCTCCAGCCAAACTGTTAGATGACTTGTTCCTCAAGACCAAAGCAGCTCCGTGTATTTACTGGCTCCCCCTCACCGAGgagcag TCAGCGAAGAGGATCTCAGACCGCACCGAGCGCCAGAAGGAGCGTGAGCGAAGGCGCAAAgagcaagaggaggaggaggacaagaAACGtgaagaggagaagaaggagaggCTGAAGGTCCGGGAGAAGGATGGCGGCGTAGCGGCGAGCGGTGGAGCCGCCGGGCGAGGAGCCGCCGACGGCGACAGAGAGCGCGAGCGTGGCCGAGACAGAGAAGGGGACAAGAGGAGGGACAGCAGCCATCGGTCCAGCCGGCCCTCGCAAGGCGCTGGCAGCGGACGGCGGTCTCGTAGTCGTAGCAACCCCAGGGACAGACGCCGCTGA